In a single window of the Anguilla rostrata isolate EN2019 chromosome 6, ASM1855537v3, whole genome shotgun sequence genome:
- the xcl32a.1 gene encoding monocyte chemotactic protein 1B codes for MSIGCRLPFWGGMKPFLTAALFCVLVASACVSATNGPALSCCLTITDTKVHPKNIVDYTIQKIGLCPVEAVVFRTRREKTICSDPGKAWVARAMDQVDKLKKERGSDRAARGKAARNKAGRREQRRQTVSA; via the exons ATGTCCATCGGCTGCCGTCTACCATTTTGGGGAGGAATGAAGCCCTTTCTCACCGCTGCCTTGTTCTGCGTTCTTGTGGCAAGCGCCTGCGTCTCAGCCA CGAATGGGCCTGCTTTGAGCTGCTGCCTCACCATCACAGACACCAAAGTCCACCCGAAAAACATAGTGGATTACACAATCCAGAAGATTGGACTCTGTCCTGTAGAGGCAGTTGT GTTCCGGACACGGAGGGAGAAGACGATCTGCTCTGATCCTGGCAAGGCTTGGGTTGCGAGAGCCATGGACCAGGTGGACAAGCtgaagaaggagagggggagcgacAGAGCGGCGCGAGGGAAAGCCGCGCGGAACAAAGCAGGCCGACGCGAGCAGAGGAGACAGACGGTCAGCGCGTAG
- the LOC135256750 gene encoding zinc finger protein 219-like, whose amino-acid sequence MPSVWSKPVVAGGASGFGPAVEQIPASELEAGERLVGLRQGSRTLTEYATEFRALAPLSGWCQEDLCVFFQHGLRDTLQGGLISFGLDQSSDLEALMASALCLETYIQEHTEKPPASPRAPEKPPASPRAPERLPAPPQVQERPPPPPPVVPEGPPPAPPVVQSGGCVASLSSPVVVSRLCPVRWLCRVSVQSSVSATSLSSPVFLPRHSPVRVSAMSSSSPVFCPALRILFLVVVPGPVLSCPSPESLVCQFCPVFLSPVLFVTPSQDQSPGTSRDVPPDTHWFDVCMYGLIICAYIGLLFTYILDLH is encoded by the coding sequence atGCCATCGGTCTGGAGCAAGCCGGTGGTCGCTGGGGGGGCCTCTGGTTTCGGCCCTGCCGTGGAACAGATCCCCGCATCCGAGCTGGAGGCAGGGGAAAGGCTAGTGGGCTTACGCCAGGGGTCACGTACTTTGACTGAATATGCGACCGAGTTTCGTGCTCTCGCCCCACTAAGTGGATGGTGCCAGGAGGACCTGTGCGTGTTTTTCCAGCATGGCCTGAGGGACACCCTTCAGGGTGGGCTAATCTCCTTCGGGCTGGACCAATCCTCGGACCTCGAGGCCCTCATGGCGTCGGCCCTCTGCTTGGAGACTTATATCCAGGAGCATACGGAGAAGCCTCCTGCTTCGCCCCGAGCCCCGGAGAAGCCTCCTGCTTCGccccgagccccggagaggctgcCTGCTCCGCCTCAAGTCCAGGAGAGGccacctcctcccccgcccGTTGTCCCGGAGGGGCCTCCGCCTGCTCCGCCCGTTGTCCAGTCCGGTGGTTGTGTCGCGTCTCTGTCCAGTCCGGTGGTTGTGTCGCGTCTCTGTCCAGTCCGGTGGTTGTGTCGCGTCtctgtccagtccagtgtttCTGCCACGTCTCTGTCCAGTCCGGTGTTTCTGCCGCGCCATAGTCCAGTCCGTGTTTCTGCCATGTCTTcgtccagtccagtgttctgtcctGCCCTGCGAATTCTGTTCCTTGTCGTCGTCCCAGGTCCTGTCTTGTCTTgtcccagccctgagtctttgGTTTGCCAGTTCtgtcctgtgtttttgagtccCGTTTTGTTTGTCACCCCCTCCCAGGACCAGTCTCCTGGGACGTCAAGAGACGTCCCCCCCGACACACATTGGTTtgatgtatgcatgtatggATTAATAATTTGCGCATATATTGGTTTGTTGTTTACATATATATTGGATTTACATTGA